A stretch of the Fusobacterium varium genome encodes the following:
- a CDS encoding N-acetylmuramoyl-L-alanine amidase, with protein sequence MKRILTIFLFLFLTVLSFAGTIRSVKLNGAVLTMDFSGSQKPKYTMNYDEYNKLIFLEFPDSTLTGKVDRKSFTGKYVESLEVVDYSGSVGFFIKLRKNITYSGGIASKGNNFVLTFNDKSQKKQFTIAIDAGHGGKDPGAIGFKKYYEKTITLAVSKYLRDELKKDFNVVMTRDTDVFVSLSQRPKIANKAKANMFISIHANAAVSSKMNGVEVFYFSKKSSPYAERIASFENSFGDKYGENSSDIAQIMGELAYKKNQESSIGFARKTNNALAEAIGLNNRGIHGANFAVLRGFNGPSVLVEVGFISNKSDLQKITNPVYQKKMAREIAEMVRGYFY encoded by the coding sequence ATGAAGAGGATACTTACAATTTTTTTATTTTTATTTTTAACAGTACTTTCATTTGCTGGAACTATTAGATCGGTAAAGTTGAATGGAGCTGTTCTTACCATGGATTTTTCAGGATCACAAAAACCAAAATATACAATGAATTATGATGAATATAATAAATTGATTTTTTTAGAATTTCCAGATAGTACTCTTACTGGAAAAGTAGATAGGAAAAGTTTTACAGGAAAATATGTAGAAAGTCTTGAAGTTGTAGATTACAGTGGGTCAGTTGGATTTTTTATTAAATTGAGAAAAAATATCACTTACAGTGGGGGTATTGCTTCAAAGGGAAATAATTTTGTTCTTACTTTCAATGATAAATCACAAAAAAAACAATTTACTATAGCTATAGATGCTGGACATGGTGGGAAAGACCCAGGGGCAATAGGATTTAAAAAGTACTATGAAAAAACTATAACTTTAGCAGTAAGCAAGTATTTAAGAGATGAATTGAAAAAAGATTTTAATGTTGTTATGACTAGAGATACAGATGTTTTTGTAAGTTTATCACAACGTCCAAAAATAGCTAATAAAGCAAAAGCAAATATGTTTATCAGCATACATGCAAATGCAGCAGTATCAAGCAAAATGAATGGAGTAGAAGTCTTTTATTTTTCTAAAAAGTCTTCACCTTATGCTGAGAGAATAGCTTCATTTGAAAATAGCTTTGGAGATAAGTATGGAGAAAATAGTAGCGATATAGCCCAAATAATGGGTGAACTTGCATATAAGAAAAATCAGGAAAGTTCTATTGGGTTTGCAAGAAAAACAAATAATGCTTTAGCAGAAGCAATAGGATTAAACAATAGAGGAATACATGGAGCTAACTTTGCTGTACTGAGAGGATTTAATGGACCAAGTGTTTTGGTAGAGGTAGGATTCATAAGTAATAAGAGTGATCTTCAAAAAATAACAAATCCAGTATATCAAAAAAAGATGGCAAGAGAGATAGCGGAAATGGTGAGAGGATATTTTTATTGA
- a CDS encoding preprotein translocase subunit YajC codes for MEQLLGKYGGMGLTFVVWIAVFYFLLILPNKKKQKKQKEMMDSLKEGAEVVTVGGVKGTIVSVSEDYVEVRVDKGVKITFTKGAISRVL; via the coding sequence ATGGAACAATTATTAGGTAAATATGGTGGAATGGGACTAACTTTTGTAGTGTGGATAGCTGTATTCTACTTCTTATTGATATTACCAAACAAGAAAAAACAAAAGAAACAAAAAGAAATGATGGATTCATTAAAAGAAGGAGCAGAAGTAGTTACTGTTGGTGGAGTAAAAGGTACTATAGTTTCTGTAAGTGAAGATTATGTAGAAGTAAGAGTTGATAAAGGTGTAAAAATAACTTTCACTAAAGGAGCTATTTCTAGAGTATTATAA
- the dnaJ gene encoding molecular chaperone DnaJ: MAKRDYYEVLGVAKDASEADIKKAYRKAAMKYHPDKFSNASEKEKKDAEEKFKEVNEAYQVISDKEKRAQYDRFGHAAFEQGGPGAGGFGGGFSSEGFEDIFSSFFGGGSGGFGGFSGFGGGSSRRNYVEPGADLRYQVEITLEEAAKGVEKTIKYKRNGKCGTCNGSGAEPGSTMKKCTKCGGSGRVKTVQRTILGNFESYVECDECHGKGEIPEKKCKTCHGTGIVKETVEKKIKIPAGIDDGQKLRLDGMGEASETGGPNGDLYVIIRVKEHDLFQRRGDDILCEVPITFTTAALGGEVEIPTLNGKKNIKIPAGTQTGKLFKLRGEGIKSLRSSMIGDQLVQVVVETPTDLNDKQKELLKAFDDSLKDKNYKKHKTLKDKIKAFFK, from the coding sequence ATGGCAAAAAGAGATTATTATGAAGTGTTAGGAGTAGCAAAAGATGCTTCTGAAGCTGATATTAAGAAAGCATATAGAAAAGCTGCCATGAAATATCATCCTGATAAATTCAGTAACGCCAGCGAAAAGGAAAAAAAAGATGCTGAAGAAAAATTCAAAGAGGTAAATGAAGCATATCAGGTGATATCGGACAAAGAAAAAAGAGCTCAATATGATAGATTTGGTCATGCAGCCTTTGAACAAGGTGGACCAGGAGCTGGAGGATTTGGAGGAGGATTCAGCAGTGAAGGATTTGAAGATATATTTAGTTCATTCTTCGGAGGAGGATCTGGTGGATTTGGAGGATTCAGTGGCTTTGGTGGCGGAAGTTCCAGAAGAAATTATGTGGAACCAGGAGCTGATTTAAGATATCAAGTAGAGATTACTCTTGAAGAAGCTGCAAAAGGTGTTGAAAAAACAATAAAATACAAGAGAAATGGAAAGTGTGGAACTTGTAATGGAAGTGGAGCTGAACCAGGAAGTACAATGAAAAAATGTACTAAGTGCGGAGGTTCTGGAAGAGTAAAAACAGTTCAGAGAACTATACTTGGAAATTTTGAAAGTTATGTGGAATGTGATGAGTGTCATGGTAAGGGAGAAATACCTGAAAAGAAATGTAAAACTTGTCATGGAACAGGTATTGTAAAAGAAACTGTAGAAAAGAAAATAAAAATACCAGCAGGAATAGATGATGGTCAAAAATTAAGATTGGATGGAATGGGTGAAGCTAGTGAAACTGGTGGACCTAATGGAGATCTTTATGTAATAATAAGAGTAAAAGAACATGACTTGTTTCAAAGAAGAGGAGATGATATACTTTGTGAAGTACCTATTACTTTCACAACAGCTGCTCTTGGAGGAGAAGTAGAAATACCTACTCTAAATGGTAAGAAAAATATAAAAATACCAGCAGGAACACAAACTGGAAAACTTTTTAAACTAAGAGGAGAAGGGATTAAATCTTTAAGAAGTTCTATGATTGGAGATCAGCTAGTACAAGTAGTAGTGGAAACACCTACTGATCTTAATGATAAACAAAAAGAACTGCTGAAAGCCTTTGATGACAGTTTAAAAGATAAAAACTATAAAAAACATAAAACTTTAAAAGATAAAATAAAAGCTTTTTTTAAGTAA
- a CDS encoding aldose 1-epimerase — protein sequence MEYSLRNSLMEIRIESLGAELIGMKDLTTGIEYIWQKNPEYWAKSSPILFPFVGALKNGRYFYEGKEYNLGLKHGFARDYEFQMSDQGDDYLEFLFVSNDETKKIYPFNFKLYVKYIIKDKNLRIEYKIENTGEKEMYFSLGAHPAFNTPVGNGIEFSDYYLEFEKEETGEVKTFNGTLISSQKKIKAFEGKILNLDKNTFANDALIIENPNSNVVYLKNSKNSKGIKFMYKGFKYIAFWNKPGAEYVCLEPWNGISDFDNASGNLKEKTGIERIGRAEVYHRALDITIL from the coding sequence ATGGAATATAGTTTAAGAAATAGTTTAATGGAAATAAGAATAGAAAGCTTAGGTGCAGAGCTCATAGGGATGAAGGATTTAACAACAGGTATAGAATATATATGGCAAAAAAATCCTGAATACTGGGCAAAGAGTTCTCCAATATTGTTTCCCTTTGTTGGGGCTTTAAAGAATGGCAGATATTTTTATGAAGGAAAAGAGTATAACCTTGGTTTAAAACATGGCTTTGCGAGAGATTATGAATTTCAGATGAGTGATCAAGGGGATGACTATCTGGAATTTCTTTTTGTTTCAAATGATGAAACAAAAAAAATCTATCCTTTTAATTTTAAACTCTATGTAAAATATATAATAAAAGATAAAAATTTAAGAATAGAATATAAAATAGAAAATACAGGAGAAAAGGAAATGTATTTCTCATTAGGAGCACATCCAGCATTTAATACCCCTGTAGGAAATGGAATAGAATTTTCAGATTATTATTTAGAGTTTGAAAAAGAAGAAACTGGTGAAGTAAAAACTTTTAATGGGACATTGATATCCTCTCAAAAAAAAATAAAAGCTTTTGAAGGAAAAATACTTAATTTGGATAAAAATACTTTTGCAAATGATGCCCTTATTATAGAAAACCCAAATTCTAATGTTGTTTATTTAAAAAACAGCAAAAATAGTAAAGGAATAAAATTTATGTATAAAGGATTCAAATATATAGCATTCTGGAATAAACCAGGAGCAGAGTATGTATGTTTGGAGCCTTGGAATGGAATATCAGATTTTGATAATGCTTCAGGAAACCTTAAAGAAAAAACAGGAATAGAAAGAATTGGAAGAGCTGAAGTATATCATAGGGCATTAGATATAACTATTTTATAG
- a CDS encoding putative methyltransferase — MRGRGYLEIKDLGLIEVCEEKDGISSINFRDIRLEEIYSKEVEKCIEQLKEYFDKKRKVFDVKLDISQGTEFQQEAWKALLDIPYGETRSYQEQAAAVKNPKAVRAIGGANHNNPISIIIPCHRVIGKNGKLTGYGGGLFRKEYLLDLEEAEYRR; from the coding sequence ATGAGAGGAAGAGGATACTTGGAAATAAAAGATTTAGGCTTAATTGAAGTATGTGAAGAAAAAGATGGTATTAGCAGTATTAATTTCAGAGATATCAGATTAGAGGAGATATACTCAAAAGAAGTAGAAAAATGTATAGAGCAGCTGAAAGAATACTTTGATAAAAAAAGGAAAGTATTTGATGTAAAACTTGATATAAGCCAAGGAACTGAATTTCAACAGGAAGCTTGGAAAGCTTTATTAGATATTCCCTATGGAGAAACAAGAAGTTATCAGGAACAGGCAGCAGCTGTAAAAAATCCAAAAGCTGTCAGAGCTATTGGTGGAGCCAATCACAATAATCCTATTTCAATCATAATTCCTTGTCATAGAGTTATAGGTAAAAATGGAAAATTAACAGGATATGGAGGAGGTCTTTTCAGAAAAGAATATCTGCTGGACCTAGAAGAAGCTGAATATAGGAGATAA
- the dnaK gene encoding molecular chaperone DnaK, producing the protein MSKIIGIDLGTTNSCVAIMEGGSVTIIPNSEGARTTPSVVNIKENGEIIVGEIAKRQAITNPLSTVSSIKTHMGSDYKVEIFGKKYTPQEISAMTLKKLKKDAEAYLGEPVTEAVITVPAYFTDSQRQATKDAGVIAGLDVKRIINEPTAAALAYGLEKKKEEKVLVFDLGGGTFDVSVLEIADGVIEVISTAGNNHLGGDDFDAEVIKWLTTEFKKETGIDLSNDKMAYQRLKDAAEKAKKELSTMMETSISLPFITMDATGPKHLEMKLTRAKFNDLTKHLVEATQGPTKTALNDAGLNPSEINEVLLVGGSTRIPAVQEWVESFFGKKPNKGINPDEVVAAGAAIQGGVLMGDVKDVLLLDVTPLSLGIETLGGVFTKMIEKNTTIPVKKSQVYSTAVDNQPAVTINVLQGERAKASDNHKLGEFNLEGIPAAPRGVPQIEVTFDIDANGIVHVSAKDLGTGKENTVTISGSTNLSKEDIDRMTKEAEANEAEDKKFKELVETRNKADMLIASTEKSLKEYGDKATEQEKKDIEAAIEELKKVKDGEDKDAIEKAMESLSQVAHKFAEEIYKEAQAKAQAEQGAGAQGGEKKADDDVADAEVVD; encoded by the coding sequence ATGAGTAAAATAATAGGAATTGACTTAGGAACAACAAACTCTTGTGTAGCAATAATGGAGGGAGGAAGTGTTACAATAATCCCTAACTCTGAAGGAGCAAGAACAACTCCATCAGTTGTAAACATCAAAGAAAATGGAGAAATTATAGTTGGAGAAATTGCAAAAAGACAAGCAATAACTAATCCATTATCAACTGTAAGTTCAATCAAAACTCATATGGGTTCTGATTACAAAGTAGAAATATTTGGAAAAAAATATACTCCACAAGAAATTTCAGCTATGACACTTAAAAAATTAAAAAAAGATGCTGAAGCTTATTTAGGAGAACCTGTAACTGAAGCAGTTATTACTGTACCAGCTTACTTTACTGACTCACAAAGACAAGCAACAAAAGATGCTGGAGTTATTGCAGGATTGGATGTAAAAAGAATAATCAATGAACCAACAGCAGCAGCACTTGCTTATGGACTTGAAAAGAAAAAAGAAGAAAAAGTTCTAGTATTTGACTTAGGAGGAGGTACATTTGACGTATCTGTATTAGAGATAGCAGATGGAGTTATTGAAGTTATTTCTACAGCAGGAAACAACCACCTAGGAGGAGATGACTTTGATGCTGAAGTTATCAAATGGTTAACAACTGAATTTAAAAAAGAAACTGGAATTGATCTTTCAAATGATAAAATGGCATACCAAAGACTTAAAGATGCAGCTGAAAAAGCTAAAAAAGAACTTTCTACAATGATGGAAACTTCTATATCTTTACCATTTATTACTATGGATGCTACAGGACCTAAACATTTAGAAATGAAATTAACAAGAGCAAAATTTAATGATTTAACTAAACATTTGGTAGAAGCAACTCAGGGACCTACAAAAACTGCTTTAAATGATGCAGGATTAAATCCATCAGAAATCAATGAAGTATTACTAGTAGGAGGGTCTACAAGAATACCAGCAGTTCAGGAATGGGTGGAATCATTCTTTGGTAAAAAACCTAATAAAGGAATCAACCCAGATGAAGTTGTTGCAGCAGGAGCAGCTATTCAAGGTGGAGTACTAATGGGAGATGTTAAAGATGTTCTGTTACTGGATGTAACTCCATTATCATTAGGAATAGAAACTTTAGGTGGAGTATTTACTAAGATGATTGAGAAAAATACTACTATTCCAGTTAAAAAATCACAAGTTTATTCAACAGCTGTAGATAATCAGCCAGCAGTAACAATCAATGTATTGCAAGGAGAAAGAGCAAAAGCTTCAGATAACCATAAATTAGGAGAATTTAACCTTGAAGGAATTCCAGCAGCTCCAAGAGGGGTACCACAAATTGAAGTAACATTTGATATAGACGCTAATGGAATTGTTCATGTATCAGCTAAAGATTTAGGAACTGGAAAAGAAAATACAGTAACTATTTCTGGATCTACTAACTTATCTAAAGAAGATATTGACAGAATGACTAAAGAAGCTGAAGCTAATGAAGCTGAAGACAAAAAATTTAAAGAATTAGTAGAAACTAGAAACAAAGCAGATATGCTTATTGCTTCTACTGAAAAATCTCTAAAAGAATATGGAGATAAAGCTACTGAACAAGAGAAAAAAGATATTGAAGCAGCAATAGAAGAACTTAAAAAAGTAAAAGATGGAGAAGATAAAGATGCAATAGAAAAAGCTATGGAAAGTTTATCACAAGTAGCCCACAAATTTGCTGAAGAAATCTATAAAGAAGCTCAAGCTAAAGCACAAGCTGAACAAGGAGCAGGAGCTCAAGGTGGAGAAAAGAAAGCTGACGATGATGTAGCAGATGCTGAAGTTGTTGACTAA
- the grpE gene encoding heat shock protein GrpE yields MINDKEKELEKELDKEMKKEVETFEEDIIKEEEKEECGCGCKGHDEEKGSCCCDKEEKNTEEEIGKLKAEVEDWKQSYLRKQADFQNFTKRKEKELEELRKFASEKIITKLLDGLDNLERAISASEATKDFDGLVKGVDMILGQLKGIMETEGVEPIKAEGKYDPMYHHAVMVEDNPEFEDDTIILELQKGYTMKGKVIRPAMVKVCKRG; encoded by the coding sequence ATGATAAATGATAAAGAAAAAGAATTAGAAAAAGAGTTAGATAAAGAAATGAAAAAGGAAGTTGAAACTTTCGAAGAAGATATAATAAAAGAGGAAGAAAAAGAAGAATGTGGATGTGGTTGTAAAGGTCATGATGAAGAAAAAGGATCTTGCTGCTGCGACAAAGAAGAAAAAAATACAGAAGAAGAAATTGGAAAGCTAAAAGCAGAAGTAGAAGACTGGAAGCAATCTTATCTTAGAAAACAAGCAGATTTCCAAAACTTCACAAAAAGAAAAGAAAAAGAATTGGAAGAGTTAAGAAAATTTGCTTCTGAAAAAATAATTACAAAGTTATTAGATGGATTGGATAATCTAGAAAGAGCTATATCAGCATCAGAAGCAACAAAAGATTTTGATGGACTTGTAAAAGGTGTGGATATGATACTTGGACAGTTGAAGGGTATCATGGAAACTGAAGGTGTAGAACCAATAAAAGCAGAAGGAAAGTATGATCCAATGTATCACCATGCTGTAATGGTAGAAGATAATCCTGAATTTGAAGATGATACTATTATTCTTGAACTTCAAAAAGGTTACACAATGAAAGGAAAAGTAATAAGACCTGCAATGGTAAAAGTATGTAAAAGAGGTTAA
- a CDS encoding putative transcriptional regulator, which translates to MSISEREKLVLNAIVNYYLTFGDTIGSRTLVKKYGIDLSSATIRNVMADLEDMGYISKTHTSSGRIPTDKGYKYYLDELLKVEKLTKEEKNNIELEYEHRVNELDLLLQKTSSLLSKMTTYAGIAIEPSTMVERIKKVELVHIDEFLVLAVIVMENRAVKTKKIILNQSISKEELEVISKELNKRVAKHEINLGNIEKFILGKKLLTDDIEQYEDDSKLFINNVPSIFKDKNVNEVSEVLELFHHRKDIKLLFEQLVKNRDSSYGKVNVIFGEELGIKGLEDYSFVYSLYKAGASQGILGVIGPKRMAYSKTMGLIKYVTQEVNKMLNKIERKDETNDK; encoded by the coding sequence ATGTCTATTTCAGAAAGAGAGAAGCTAGTATTAAACGCAATAGTAAATTATTATTTGACTTTTGGAGATACTATCGGTTCAAGAACTTTGGTAAAAAAATATGGGATTGATCTTTCATCAGCAACTATTAGAAATGTAATGGCTGATTTGGAGGATATGGGATATATATCAAAAACTCATACATCTTCAGGAAGAATTCCTACAGACAAAGGATATAAGTATTATCTTGATGAACTGCTGAAGGTTGAAAAACTTACAAAGGAAGAAAAGAATAATATAGAGCTCGAGTATGAACATAGAGTTAATGAACTTGACCTGCTCTTGCAGAAAACTTCTTCTCTTCTTTCAAAAATGACTACTTATGCAGGAATAGCAATAGAACCAAGCACTATGGTAGAAAGAATAAAAAAAGTTGAATTGGTACACATAGATGAATTTTTGGTTTTAGCTGTAATAGTTATGGAAAATAGAGCTGTAAAAACCAAAAAGATAATTCTTAACCAGTCTATTTCTAAAGAAGAACTTGAAGTAATATCAAAAGAGTTAAATAAAAGAGTAGCAAAACATGAAATAAATTTGGGAAATATTGAAAAGTTTATTTTAGGAAAAAAATTGTTAACAGATGATATCGAACAATATGAAGATGACAGTAAACTGTTTATAAATAATGTTCCGAGTATCTTTAAAGATAAAAATGTTAATGAGGTATCAGAAGTCTTAGAACTTTTCCATCATAGAAAAGATATAAAACTTTTATTTGAGCAGCTTGTAAAAAATAGAGACAGCTCTTATGGAAAAGTGAATGTAATATTTGGAGAAGAATTAGGAATAAAAGGATTAGAAGACTATAGCTTCGTATATTCATTATATAAGGCTGGAGCATCTCAAGGAATACTTGGAGTAATAGGTCCTAAAAGAATGGCTTATTCAAAAACTATGGGACTGATAAAATATGTAACTCAAGAAGTAAATAAAATGTTAAATAAAATAGAGAGAAAGGACGAAACAAATGATAAATGA